One Mangifera indica cultivar Alphonso chromosome 4, CATAS_Mindica_2.1, whole genome shotgun sequence genomic region harbors:
- the LOC123212783 gene encoding uncharacterized protein LOC123212783, whose product MRSKANKRSKFMLIILAPIKLLSKARDFYVKGMQDCNGRIGNCDGAIVCPTAHVVHLSRNLSVNSSNPIHDEELRELLRAASRKNMQLNLYGQAEKTKQRGGMGRSYSVGVGKLGRIDEEEACAFEEDCSKAAVLYPRSRSYAVTRNFLSR is encoded by the coding sequence ATGAGAAGCAAAGCGAACAAGAGAAGCAAGTTCATGCTTATAATCTTAGCGCCCATTAAACTTCTTTCCAAGGCTAGAGATTTCTACGTAAAGGGCATGCAGGATTGCAATGGCCGGATAGGAAATTGCGATGGTGCGATAGTTTGTCCTACGGCACATGTTGTGCACTTGTCTAGGAATTTGAGTGTCAATTCTTCCAACCCGATTCATGATGAAGAACTCAGAGAGCTTTTACGAGCAGCATCAAGAAAGAACATGCAATTGAATCTGTATGGGCAAGCAGAGAAGACGAAGCAGAGGGGTGGAATGGGGAGGAGCTACAGTGTCGGCGTAGGGAAGTTGGGGAGAATTGATGAGGAAGAGGCATGTGCATTTGAGGAAGATTGTTCAAAGGCGGCAGTGCTGTATCCAAGAAGTCGAAGTTATGCGGTTACCCGGAATTTCCTTTCACGGTAG
- the LOC123212785 gene encoding probable prefoldin subunit 2 has product MTSGQEPVNEQIVANMYASMRGELNQIYSKITELEMEASEHSLVINAIQPLDPSRRCYRMIGGVLVERTIKEVLPAVQRNKEGIEEVITRLNEALEKKKKEIAEFEAKYKIRIRKSDEDVKDDTNRKEGSAQGVLVGPASSNE; this is encoded by the coding sequence ATGACTAGTGGTCAAGAACCAGTAAATGAGCAAATAGTTGCAAATATGTATGCCTCTATGAGAGgtgaactaaatcaaatttactCGAAAATTACTGAACTAGAGATGGAGGCAAGCGAGCACTCATTGGTTATTAACGCTATTCAGCCACTTGACCCATCAAGGCGGTGCTATAGGATGATTGGAGGTGTGTTGGTTGAGAGAACAATCAAAGAGGTCCTTCCTGCTGTCCAGCGCAATAAAGAGGGCATAGAGGAGGTAATTACTAGGCTTAATGAGGcattggagaagaagaagaaagaaattgccGAATTTGAAGCTAAATACAAAATCAGGATACGGAAGTCTGATGAAGATGTAAAGGATGATACTAACCGGAAGGAAGGTTCTGCTCAAGGAGTCCTTGTAGGCCCTGCAAGTTCAAATGAATGA
- the LOC123213379 gene encoding uncharacterized protein LOC123213379 — translation MAINQLENLVESIKSKVRALKKSKKPYIKMDKSSSVKVEIRSRKAKKLIDKTLKVADRPGKRSIS, via the coding sequence ATGGCCATCAACCAGTTAGAGAACTTGGTGGAGTCGATAAAGTCGAAGGTGAGAGCATTGAAGAAGTCGAAGAAACCATACATAAAGATGGACAAAAGCTCCAGTGTGAAGGTAGAGATCCGAAGCCGAAAGGCGAAGAAACTTATCGACAAAACGCTCAAGGTTGCCGATCGTCCAGGCAAACGTAGCATCTCATAA